The Planococcus versutus genome contains a region encoding:
- a CDS encoding AzlC family ABC transporter permease has product MNGREFSDGVKAGTSIAVGYFPIALTFGLLAKTTGLSLLEATAMSIFVFAGASQYIALSLITGGVAPVIIVLNTFVVNIRHFLMTASLNEKMEPDDKWKKALYAFGITDETFSVLATQKNHKITTPFAIGVILVAYASWVVFTSVGHLIGANLPQFLQAAMSIALYAMFIGLLVPSMRGNRKVMSLALIAGAINSLFYFTEWLSTGWAIMVSTLASAIFIEWISRKGVKAS; this is encoded by the coding sequence ATGAATGGACGTGAGTTTTCTGATGGAGTAAAGGCTGGGACTAGCATCGCTGTTGGTTATTTTCCTATAGCTTTGACTTTTGGTTTACTTGCAAAAACTACTGGGCTTTCACTACTAGAAGCTACAGCGATGAGCATATTTGTATTCGCAGGGGCCTCACAGTATATTGCACTGTCACTTATTACAGGTGGTGTGGCTCCTGTAATCATTGTTTTAAATACGTTTGTCGTCAATATTCGTCATTTTCTTATGACGGCGTCACTTAATGAAAAGATGGAACCCGACGATAAGTGGAAAAAAGCTTTATATGCTTTTGGAATCACGGATGAAACTTTTTCAGTATTAGCTACGCAAAAAAACCATAAAATAACTACGCCATTTGCTATAGGTGTAATCCTAGTTGCTTACGCGAGTTGGGTTGTGTTTACTTCAGTTGGTCATTTGATTGGTGCTAACCTTCCTCAATTTCTTCAAGCCGCTATGTCGATTGCGCTTTATGCGATGTTCATTGGTTTATTGGTTCCTTCAATGCGTGGCAATCGCAAAGTTATGAGTTTGGCACTTATTGCCGGAGCGATTAATTCTCTTTTTTATTTTACAGAATGGTTGTCTACAGGCTGGGCCATTATGGTATCCACTTTGGCATCAGCCATTTTTATTGAATGGATCTCACGGAAAGGTGTGAAAGCATCATGA
- a CDS encoding YitT family protein: MTKKNRRIRKDPHPRLTIFSDYASVIIGSAIVAISFNVLLLPNEVASGGVSGISTILKSVFDWRPAFVQWAFNIPLFIAGLVLLGKNFGIKTAVGTIFLPLVVFLTESWEPWTRDPLLGALFGGIMVGLGLGIVFRGKASTGGTDLAAQIITKFTGLTLGTSVALIDGFIVLSAALVFDIEKGLYALIGLYVTTKTIDLVQVGFGQSKLVYIITTKQVEIRDAIYNEVDRGVTELTATGGYSGTEKPLLMVVIPQTEFTRLKQLVKFIDPSAFVIVSDASEVLGEGFKRP; the protein is encoded by the coding sequence ATGACTAAAAAAAATCGGCGTATTCGCAAAGATCCACATCCAAGACTGACAATCTTCAGTGATTACGCCAGCGTAATCATCGGATCAGCGATTGTGGCTATTTCTTTTAACGTACTGCTATTGCCAAACGAAGTTGCTTCCGGAGGCGTTAGTGGCATCAGTACGATATTGAAAAGTGTATTTGACTGGAGGCCGGCTTTTGTTCAATGGGCATTCAACATTCCATTGTTTATTGCTGGATTAGTTTTGCTTGGAAAAAACTTTGGTATTAAAACGGCTGTAGGAACCATTTTTCTCCCATTAGTCGTGTTTTTAACAGAATCCTGGGAGCCTTGGACGCGTGACCCACTACTGGGTGCTTTGTTTGGTGGAATTATGGTCGGACTGGGACTTGGCATTGTCTTTCGCGGAAAAGCTTCGACAGGTGGAACTGATCTGGCTGCACAAATTATTACTAAATTTACAGGCTTAACTTTAGGGACAAGTGTTGCATTGATTGACGGCTTTATCGTATTAAGTGCAGCATTGGTTTTTGATATTGAAAAAGGTCTGTATGCATTAATTGGCTTGTACGTTACCACAAAAACAATTGATCTTGTTCAAGTCGGATTTGGCCAATCGAAATTGGTTTATATTATTACAACGAAACAAGTAGAAATTCGAGACGCAATTTATAATGAAGTCGACCGGGGCGTCACTGAGTTAACTGCAACGGGTGGATATTCTGGAACAGAAAAGCCATTGCTAATGGTGGTTATTCCTCAAACTGAATTTACACGGCTAAAACAATTAGTAAAGTTTATCGACCCTTCTGCATTTGTAATTGTTTCAGATGCTTCTGAAGTTTTGGGTGAGGGTTTTAAAAGACCATAA
- the ftsE gene encoding cell division ATP-binding protein FtsE has translation MIQMKNVYKKYPNGIVALNGLNVEIEQGEFVYIVGPSGAGKSTFIKMMYREERPSSGQMFVDDIDIATLKNRKVPMLRRQIGVVFQDFKLLTKLNVYENVAFALEVIEEKPEAIKKRVMEVLDLVGLKHKAKMFPDELSGGEQQRVSIARSIVNMPKVMIADEPTGNLDPETAWDIMNLFERINKAGTTVIMATHNQHIVNTLRHRVIAIEGGLIVRDVAGGDYGYEG, from the coding sequence ATGATACAAATGAAAAATGTTTACAAAAAGTATCCGAATGGAATTGTCGCTTTGAACGGTCTCAATGTTGAAATCGAACAAGGGGAATTTGTATATATTGTAGGACCAAGTGGGGCAGGGAAATCGACGTTTATCAAAATGATGTACCGTGAAGAACGACCGTCTTCAGGACAAATGTTTGTAGATGATATCGATATCGCTACGTTGAAAAACCGGAAAGTTCCGATGTTGCGTCGTCAAATCGGAGTTGTCTTTCAAGATTTTAAATTGCTAACTAAGTTAAATGTCTACGAAAATGTAGCTTTCGCATTGGAAGTAATCGAAGAAAAACCAGAAGCGATTAAGAAACGAGTAATGGAAGTGCTAGATTTAGTCGGGTTAAAACACAAAGCAAAAATGTTTCCAGATGAATTGTCTGGTGGCGAGCAACAACGTGTATCCATTGCGCGTTCGATTGTAAATATGCCGAAAGTGATGATTGCCGATGAACCGACAGGGAATTTAGATCCGGAAACAGCTTGGGACATTATGAACTTGTTTGAACGAATCAATAAAGCTGGGACAACCGTCATTATGGCAACACATAATCAGCATATTGTTAATACATTGAGACATCGCGTCATTGCCATTGAAGGCGGATTAATTGTTCGTGACGTAGCTGGAGGTGATTACGGCTATGAAGGGTAG
- a CDS encoding CsbA family protein yields MESMVTKFFLSLFVPGLLVILFTRVTFNHIVALVLTVALMTAAVYAGYTHTWVLFIANAASLTVGFWYSTNMFKRRKKAEAHENE; encoded by the coding sequence ATGGAATCTATGGTAACAAAATTCTTTTTGTCTCTATTTGTACCGGGACTGCTCGTCATTTTGTTTACAAGAGTTACATTTAACCACATTGTTGCATTGGTTTTAACAGTGGCACTTATGACTGCAGCTGTCTATGCAGGGTATACGCATACGTGGGTGCTATTTATAGCGAACGCGGCATCTCTTACTGTCGGGTTTTGGTATTCGACAAATATGTTTAAACGCAGAAAAAAAGCCGAGGCTCATGAAAATGAGTAA
- a CDS encoding TlpA family protein disulfide reductase, producing MPKKIIGLLVLAVMVAIVIIGVVKSNIAETEAIDNMALGSDVEFLPTDEGLAKGKQAPNFQLTTLDGKKVTLADYQGKKVILNFWATWCPPCRAEMPHMQTYYEEQAEQENVVILAVNLTTEDKGLAEIEDFVDEFGLEFAIPMDAKGDVGATYQTISIPTSYMIDTKGRIQHKVVGPMDISMMEQFVKKME from the coding sequence ATGCCTAAAAAGATAATTGGCTTATTAGTGCTTGCTGTTATGGTAGCAATCGTCATAATAGGAGTCGTCAAAAGCAATATTGCAGAGACAGAAGCAATTGATAACATGGCTCTTGGCAGTGATGTAGAGTTTCTACCAACAGATGAAGGCTTGGCAAAAGGAAAACAAGCACCTAATTTTCAGCTAACAACATTAGATGGAAAAAAAGTGACATTAGCAGACTATCAAGGTAAAAAAGTGATTTTAAATTTTTGGGCCACATGGTGTCCGCCTTGTCGAGCTGAAATGCCACATATGCAAACGTATTATGAAGAACAAGCTGAACAAGAAAACGTTGTCATTCTAGCGGTAAATTTAACAACTGAAGATAAAGGTCTTGCGGAAATCGAAGACTTTGTTGACGAGTTCGGATTGGAATTCGCTATTCCAATGGATGCAAAAGGGGATGTAGGCGCTACCTACCAAACGATATCTATTCCAACTTCTTATATGATCGATACGAAAGGGCGCATTCAACATAAAGTTGTCGGACCTATGGACATATCTATGATGGAACAATTCGTTAAAAAAATGGAATAG
- a CDS encoding PDZ domain-containing protein, producing the protein MDFVLAISRFFVNPVLYIALLAAVLLGYYRVKKERKIFRIRIVYGLTEFKRLVKDSWLYAIVFSLLFAGIGLVVPMDWLIALSIVSILLMVTTFYQAGSFIYLATGAVGLSWLFYANEWTLNFGLFTFEGVSLSYQWLIPVALIAGTLVFAEGKMIVKAAADAASPRLHKSGRGLKAAAYISKRLWLLPILLVVPGSLLDLYAPYWPQLPIGESSFSLILFPVVFGFLGRTQRTLPMYFYPLVGKAVSTLGIGIVVIGLGALLWSPLVAVALVGGVIGRIAIAVHFALKERSGNYAVTPQSQGVMIIDVLPGSPADKMGLMRGEVIRKVNGIAIANESELYEAIQVNAAHCRLEVLDHNLEVRLRQHVIFRHDHHRLGLLVVN; encoded by the coding sequence ATGGATTTTGTGTTAGCGATTAGCAGGTTTTTTGTAAACCCGGTTTTATACATCGCATTGCTTGCTGCAGTGCTATTGGGATATTATCGCGTAAAAAAAGAACGGAAAATTTTTAGAATTCGGATTGTCTACGGATTGACTGAATTTAAACGACTTGTAAAAGATAGCTGGCTATACGCCATCGTTTTTTCGTTACTGTTCGCAGGAATTGGATTAGTCGTACCAATGGATTGGTTGATTGCGTTGAGCATTGTTTCCATTCTATTGATGGTCACAACTTTTTATCAAGCAGGATCATTTATTTATCTAGCTACAGGTGCTGTTGGTCTTAGCTGGTTGTTCTATGCCAATGAGTGGACTTTGAATTTTGGGTTGTTTACGTTCGAAGGAGTCTCTTTGTCGTATCAATGGCTGATTCCTGTTGCACTGATTGCAGGTACACTGGTTTTTGCAGAAGGTAAAATGATTGTCAAAGCAGCAGCAGATGCTGCTTCTCCACGACTTCACAAATCAGGACGTGGCTTAAAAGCTGCAGCGTATATTTCAAAACGGTTATGGTTATTGCCAATTCTATTGGTTGTACCTGGTTCATTGCTTGATTTGTATGCGCCGTACTGGCCACAATTACCAATTGGCGAAAGTAGCTTTTCGTTGATTCTCTTCCCAGTTGTCTTTGGATTTCTAGGGCGCACGCAACGGACTTTGCCAATGTATTTTTACCCACTAGTGGGCAAAGCGGTTTCTACTTTAGGGATTGGCATTGTCGTTATCGGTTTAGGAGCATTGTTATGGTCGCCATTGGTAGCTGTTGCATTGGTTGGCGGAGTGATTGGCCGCATTGCTATTGCTGTTCACTTTGCATTAAAAGAACGCAGTGGCAATTATGCAGTTACCCCTCAATCTCAAGGAGTGATGATTATCGATGTCTTACCCGGTTCACCAGCCGATAAAATGGGCTTGATGCGCGGAGAAGTAATTCGTAAAGTAAATGGGATTGCCATTGCCAATGAATCTGAGCTTTATGAAGCCATTCAAGTGAATGCTGCTCATTGTCGTTTAGAGGTGTTAGATCATAACTTGGAAGTGCGTCTACGTCAGCATGTTATTTTCCGTCATGATCATCATCGTCTAGGATTATTAGTGGTCAATTAA
- the cccB gene encoding cytochrome c551 produces the protein MKKQLMVMLFGAALVLGACGGDDSSEPEETPADSGGEETSAVDAEQVVQQNCISCHGENLEGAGNFPSLNDVGSRLSEDEIHSVIENGQGAMPAGLIEGEEATAVAKYLSEMK, from the coding sequence ATGAAAAAGCAATTGATGGTTATGTTATTCGGTGCAGCACTTGTTCTCGGAGCTTGTGGTGGAGATGATTCATCAGAACCTGAAGAAACACCAGCAGATAGCGGTGGAGAAGAAACATCAGCGGTTGATGCAGAACAAGTAGTTCAACAAAACTGTATTTCTTGTCACGGTGAAAATTTAGAAGGCGCTGGAAACTTCCCGTCTCTTAATGATGTTGGCTCTCGTTTGTCAGAAGATGAAATTCACTCTGTCATTGAAAATGGTCAAGGTGCAATGCCGGCTGGATTAATTGAAGGCGAAGAAGCAACAGCAGTAGCTAAATACCTATCCGAAATGAAATAA
- a CDS encoding TVP38/TMEM64 family protein: MENIVELTQSYRAFGPLIGFLLPFIEAFLPFLPLFVFVFANATAYGLWFGFLLSWGGSVIGAYAVFLIVRKYGRARFMNFMTRHDKVQKLIHWVERNGFGPLFLLLCLPFTPSALVNLVAGLSNIRKQYYLLTVMAGKFVMVFTISYVGYDLRALFTQPIRTAIVILVIILLYVVGKILENRLNRKVEADFRLASEERKKQKPQE; the protein is encoded by the coding sequence ATGGAAAATATTGTTGAGTTGACCCAATCCTACAGGGCTTTTGGTCCGTTAATCGGGTTCTTATTACCATTCATCGAAGCATTTTTGCCTTTTCTACCGTTATTTGTTTTTGTCTTTGCTAATGCTACAGCTTACGGACTTTGGTTTGGCTTTTTACTTTCTTGGGGTGGATCTGTTATCGGTGCTTATGCAGTGTTTTTAATCGTCCGAAAATATGGCAGAGCGCGATTTATGAATTTTATGACTCGTCATGACAAAGTTCAAAAATTAATTCACTGGGTAGAGCGAAACGGTTTTGGCCCTTTGTTTCTTTTACTGTGTTTACCTTTTACGCCTTCTGCACTTGTTAACTTAGTAGCGGGATTATCAAATATTCGCAAACAATATTATTTGTTAACGGTGATGGCAGGTAAGTTTGTTATGGTCTTCACGATTTCTTATGTTGGCTATGACCTGCGTGCACTTTTCACACAGCCAATTCGAACAGCAATAGTTATATTAGTGATTATTTTATTGTATGTTGTTGGAAAAATCCTTGAAAACCGCTTGAATAGGAAAGTAGAAGCAGATTTCCGTTTAGCAAGTGAAGAACGGAAAAAACAAAAGCCACAAGAGTAA
- a CDS encoding AzlD domain-containing protein translates to MSSWYWWMILGMAVVTYIPRAIPLTFLEGRELPEPVQNVLRNIPYAVLGALIFPAVFFIQENIWFGVIGAFAAFGIAITGANVMIVVLGSIALLAIVSGLL, encoded by the coding sequence ATGAGTTCTTGGTATTGGTGGATGATACTTGGCATGGCTGTTGTAACGTATATTCCTCGGGCTATTCCGCTGACGTTTTTAGAAGGGCGCGAGTTGCCTGAGCCTGTTCAAAATGTTTTGCGCAATATTCCTTATGCAGTGTTGGGCGCACTTATTTTTCCGGCTGTTTTTTTTATTCAAGAAAACATTTGGTTTGGTGTTATTGGCGCATTCGCTGCGTTTGGCATTGCAATTACAGGAGCCAATGTGATGATAGTGGTTCTTGGTTCAATTGCTCTACTTGCGATAGTTAGTGGATTATTGTAA
- the ftsX gene encoding permease-like cell division protein FtsX, translated as MKGRTLRRHFKESFKSIGRNSWMTFASVSAVTVTLLLVGVFVLIMMNLNKVADDLENDVEIKVFISLETEEQTIKNLESEISEIPGVESTDFSTKEEELTDLVLDFGDELSLFEQSNPLFDVFYVKATDPQQTETVAKNIATLDNIKKVEYGKEKIKKLFNILNAGRNVGLVLILALLFTAMFLISNTIRITIVARRREIEIMKLVGATNWFVRIPFILEGMWLGILGSIIPIGLVVLLYKKVTEYAQPRLSGELFQILEFTPFIYQVSALILLMGVFIGIWGSFMSIRKFLRV; from the coding sequence ATGAAGGGTAGAACATTGAGACGTCATTTTAAAGAAAGTTTTAAAAGCATTGGTCGTAATAGTTGGATGACATTCGCATCAGTCAGTGCAGTCACGGTTACGTTGTTATTGGTAGGTGTGTTTGTTCTGATTATGATGAACTTAAACAAAGTAGCTGACGATCTTGAAAACGATGTTGAAATCAAAGTGTTCATTTCGTTAGAAACTGAAGAACAAACAATAAAAAATTTAGAGTCGGAAATCAGTGAAATACCAGGTGTCGAATCAACAGACTTTTCAACAAAAGAAGAAGAGTTGACTGACTTGGTTCTTGATTTTGGTGATGAATTAAGTTTGTTCGAACAAAGTAATCCATTATTTGATGTATTTTATGTGAAAGCTACTGATCCGCAACAAACTGAAACAGTAGCGAAAAACATTGCCACATTAGACAATATAAAAAAAGTCGAATATGGTAAAGAAAAAATTAAAAAGCTCTTCAATATTTTGAATGCAGGCAGAAACGTTGGATTGGTTTTAATCTTAGCGTTATTATTTACTGCTATGTTCTTAATTTCGAATACAATTCGAATTACGATTGTCGCAAGACGCCGTGAAATTGAAATTATGAAATTGGTTGGGGCAACAAACTGGTTTGTTCGTATTCCGTTTATTTTGGAAGGTATGTGGTTAGGAATACTAGGATCAATTATTCCAATCGGTCTTGTTGTGTTATTGTATAAAAAAGTTACTGAATATGCACAACCTCGTTTGAGTGGGGAGTTATTCCAAATTCTTGAATTTACCCCGTTTATTTATCAAGTTAGTGCCTTGATCTTATTGATGGGTGTATTTATTGGAATCTGGGGAAGCTTTATGTCAATTAGAAAATTTTTACGTGTCTAA
- the addB gene encoding helicase-exonuclease AddAB subunit AddB, with amino-acid sequence MSLRIVYGRAGSGKTRFVQEEIVEELKQQADGDPIFLVVPDQMSFTTEYRLAAAYGMNGMIRAQAVTFKRLAWRVLQEVGGISRKEVDTFGYRMLIRSLLEDHREDFQLFRRAAGKRGFTDQIEQLVKEFARYCVNCIELNSIRSSLLEAGAPRTLLDKAEDLELILTEIESRLGKVFVDSEGHLALLSEKISQSELIKSSTIYIDGFMTFTAREYEILFELMKYAKSVTIALPMDENTDADNEQALFYQSANTARRLSEYAAKEEIDIGNSVHLDYVRRFNNPELEHIERYFDEYPMQTIQGDGHVSLIEASNRRAEMHAVARAIRDQIRKGYRYNEIAILYRQPEIYDELINTVFPQYEIPYFISQKKSMLHHPLIEFSRSVLESVVSNYSYESVFRAVKTDLFFPQGPVQKWRERSDLLENFVIANGIYGERWFDDKRWFYKKYRGLEFHTAIQTDEELAAQVELHAVRDLIRNPLAQLKEQLKLSKTGRDIAESLFLFIEKIDVYAKIQDLREREENEHRLLAASEHEQAWNQWVGVLDQFVLMFGDKEIDLMTAVKILDEGFDTLEFSRIPPSLDQVTVSNIDLARLMDIKSVFVVGANEGVLPKRIEQEGILTDTDREWFAQIGFELAPTSKMRLMDETYMVYRAFTSASDLLTVSFPIADEEGKALLPSLYIQKLKDMLAIDTIPVVIDPEELLNASPLAYISHPRASLAYLTSQIRSGDLSAEWQAVLNYYKADPLWSSVIRRIFAPIKSNKADPLRENLTEPLYGVPISSSVSRVETYYGCPYAHYVAYGLRLEERSQYKLAAPAMGDLFHAAIKWISDEVMRLGVSWSSLTQKQCRNLAKEAIEQLSPYFVNHILISSHRYRYIQHKLEGIIRQTAFMLSKHAKVSGFVPIALEVGFGPKETIPALEISLDRGRKMNVRGRIDRIDSTEIHGKPYLRVVDYKSSKQGLDLGNVFHGLSLQTFTYLDVALTHADRWLGEEAEPAGVLYFHMHNPMLKLTKLLTAEELEEEMAKSFKMNGLVVEDPEVIEAMDDQIDGYSNVIPVRLNKDGAVSASQSKTVSKEDMQAVRRFVRNKHQNAGNGILAGDTSITPYKLKEDTPCQFCSYRSVCQFDPADPEQNYRKLTPLSPGKAVTLIREEISADDTEETDECHVDR; translated from the coding sequence ATGTCATTGCGGATTGTTTATGGCAGAGCAGGATCGGGAAAAACTCGTTTTGTTCAAGAAGAAATAGTGGAAGAGTTAAAACAACAAGCAGATGGAGATCCCATTTTCTTAGTTGTACCAGATCAGATGTCTTTTACTACGGAGTATCGACTCGCTGCTGCTTATGGTATGAACGGTATGATTCGTGCACAAGCAGTTACGTTTAAGCGACTAGCTTGGCGTGTGCTTCAAGAAGTAGGAGGTATTAGTAGAAAAGAAGTGGATACATTCGGTTACCGCATGTTGATTCGGAGTTTGTTAGAAGACCATCGTGAAGACTTTCAATTATTTCGCCGAGCTGCCGGAAAAAGAGGTTTTACTGATCAAATTGAACAATTAGTAAAAGAATTTGCACGTTATTGTGTAAATTGCATCGAATTAAATTCTATTCGTTCTTCATTACTTGAAGCAGGAGCCCCTCGAACTTTGCTTGATAAAGCAGAAGACCTGGAATTGATTCTGACGGAAATTGAGAGTCGATTAGGAAAAGTATTTGTAGATTCTGAAGGTCATTTGGCCTTATTAAGTGAAAAAATTTCACAATCAGAGTTGATAAAATCTTCGACTATTTATATTGATGGGTTTATGACGTTCACAGCGCGGGAATACGAAATTCTTTTCGAACTCATGAAATATGCCAAGTCGGTAACCATTGCTTTACCGATGGATGAAAATACAGATGCAGATAATGAACAAGCCTTGTTTTATCAGTCCGCAAATACAGCTCGTAGGTTAAGTGAATATGCTGCTAAAGAAGAAATTGACATCGGAAATTCAGTACATTTGGATTACGTTCGTCGTTTTAATAATCCCGAGCTCGAGCATATTGAGCGATATTTTGACGAATATCCTATGCAAACCATTCAAGGAGATGGCCATGTCTCTTTAATCGAGGCATCAAACAGAAGAGCTGAAATGCATGCAGTGGCCCGCGCGATAAGAGATCAAATCAGAAAGGGCTATCGATACAACGAAATAGCCATTCTTTACAGACAGCCTGAAATTTACGATGAATTGATCAACACTGTTTTTCCTCAATACGAAATCCCATATTTTATTAGTCAAAAAAAATCAATGCTTCATCATCCGTTGATCGAATTTAGTCGTTCGGTTCTTGAATCGGTAGTTTCTAACTATTCATATGAATCGGTTTTCCGAGCTGTTAAGACGGACTTGTTTTTTCCACAAGGACCTGTTCAAAAATGGCGTGAACGAAGTGATTTACTAGAGAACTTTGTTATTGCTAACGGAATATACGGTGAGCGATGGTTTGATGACAAGCGATGGTTTTATAAAAAGTACCGTGGCTTAGAATTTCATACTGCTATTCAAACAGATGAAGAACTTGCAGCACAAGTTGAACTGCACGCTGTACGTGATTTAATCAGAAATCCGTTAGCTCAGTTGAAAGAACAGTTGAAGCTTAGTAAAACAGGTAGAGACATTGCAGAATCGCTGTTTCTTTTTATTGAAAAAATAGATGTTTATGCAAAAATTCAAGATTTACGAGAACGTGAAGAAAACGAGCATCGCTTACTCGCTGCATCAGAACATGAGCAAGCATGGAATCAATGGGTAGGTGTGTTGGATCAATTTGTTTTAATGTTTGGCGATAAAGAAATAGATTTAATGACGGCTGTAAAAATCTTGGATGAAGGATTTGACACCTTGGAATTTTCTCGAATTCCACCTTCATTAGATCAAGTGACAGTTTCAAACATTGATTTGGCACGTTTAATGGATATTAAATCTGTATTTGTTGTAGGTGCAAACGAAGGAGTGTTACCAAAGCGTATCGAACAAGAAGGTATTTTGACAGATACAGACCGCGAGTGGTTTGCACAAATCGGATTCGAGTTAGCTCCTACTTCAAAGATGCGATTAATGGATGAAACCTATATGGTTTACCGCGCATTTACTTCGGCTTCTGACTTGTTAACAGTGTCTTTTCCAATTGCAGATGAAGAAGGAAAAGCGTTATTGCCGTCTCTTTATATTCAAAAGCTAAAGGATATGTTAGCAATCGATACCATTCCAGTAGTTATTGATCCTGAAGAGCTACTAAATGCTTCACCATTAGCTTATATTTCACATCCACGAGCAAGTCTTGCTTATTTGACCTCACAAATTCGGAGTGGTGACTTGTCAGCCGAATGGCAAGCTGTTTTGAATTATTACAAAGCAGATCCGTTATGGTCTTCTGTTATAAGACGTATTTTTGCGCCAATCAAGTCCAACAAAGCAGATCCATTACGTGAAAATCTCACTGAACCGCTTTATGGCGTCCCAATTTCATCGAGTGTTTCACGCGTTGAGACGTATTACGGCTGTCCGTATGCACATTACGTAGCATATGGATTACGCTTAGAAGAGCGAAGTCAGTATAAATTAGCCGCTCCTGCAATGGGTGATCTTTTCCATGCTGCGATCAAATGGATTTCAGATGAAGTAATGAGACTAGGGGTGTCTTGGTCGTCATTAACACAAAAACAGTGCAGAAATTTAGCAAAAGAAGCAATTGAACAACTTTCACCTTATTTTGTTAATCATATTTTGATTAGTTCTCACCGGTATCGTTACATTCAACACAAGCTTGAAGGCATTATTCGTCAAACAGCATTTATGTTGAGTAAGCATGCTAAAGTTTCTGGTTTTGTTCCAATTGCTTTAGAAGTAGGGTTTGGACCAAAAGAAACGATTCCAGCACTTGAAATCTCATTGGATCGAGGACGTAAAATGAATGTTCGTGGTCGAATTGATCGAATTGATTCGACTGAAATTCACGGCAAACCCTATTTGCGTGTGGTTGACTACAAATCATCTAAGCAAGGACTCGATCTCGGCAACGTTTTTCATGGTCTCTCTTTGCAAACCTTTACTTATTTAGATGTGGCATTAACGCATGCAGATCGCTGGCTCGGAGAAGAGGCAGAGCCTGCAGGAGTGTTATATTTCCATATGCATAACCCTATGCTGAAGTTGACTAAATTGTTAACTGCTGAAGAACTGGAAGAAGAAATGGCGAAGTCATTTAAAATGAACGGTTTAGTTGTCGAAGATCCTGAAGTGATTGAAGCAATGGATGACCAAATTGATGGGTACTCAAACGTTATTCCAGTAAGACTTAATAAAGACGGGGCGGTATCTGCTTCACAGTCGAAAACAGTTTCCAAAGAAGATATGCAAGCAGTTCGTCGCTTTGTGCGCAACAAACATCAAAACGCCGGAAACGGTATTTTAGCAGGAGACACAAGCATTACCCCATATAAATTGAAAGAAGATACACCTTGTCAATTTTGTTCATATCGATCTGTTTGTCAATTTGATCCAGCAGATCCCGAACAAAACTACCGGAAACTCACGCCTTTATCGCCCGGTAAAGCAGTAACGTTGATTAGAGAGGAGATTTCTGCAGATGATACCGAAGAAACCGATGAATGCCACGTGGACCGATGA